In Acaryochloris marina S15, a single genomic region encodes these proteins:
- a CDS encoding glycosyltransferase produces MNRKSILFIITNFDRNGAQVILYNILLKIDRSLFSPVVISLMNSSDFGDQFQELEIPMYALGMQQKLPNIDHLSELVSIIKKHQPDIIQGWMYHGNIASCFAYLFCSHSPPVIWSIHHSINELSAEKLLTRLLIRIGTIFSYSTRKIAYVSKTSKEQHEKLGYTSQKSCVIPNGFDTSLFTPSIERKKAFRAELNLSDEEIVIGIVARYHPMKDHHNFLAAAALLVPKFPDIHFVLVGDGVDELNTTLTQLVETSRLQKHVHLLGKRIDMPNIFSALDILTSASAYGEAFPLVVGEAMSCQVTCVVTDVGDSAFLVGDTGIVVPTKDPESLANAWSTLILRTPEDRLLMEEAARQRIIDSFSLESIVKQYESMYAG; encoded by the coding sequence ATGAACAGAAAATCTATATTATTTATCATCACAAACTTCGACAGAAATGGAGCACAAGTAATACTCTATAATATTTTATTGAAAATAGATCGCTCACTTTTTAGCCCAGTTGTTATCTCTTTAATGAATTCCTCCGATTTTGGAGATCAATTCCAAGAGCTGGAAATTCCTATGTATGCGTTAGGAATGCAACAAAAACTTCCAAATATAGATCACCTTTCTGAATTAGTATCGATTATCAAAAAACATCAGCCAGATATAATCCAAGGGTGGATGTATCATGGCAATATTGCTAGCTGTTTTGCTTATTTATTTTGCTCCCATTCACCTCCAGTCATATGGAGTATTCATCACTCGATCAATGAACTCTCTGCTGAAAAACTACTCACTCGGCTCTTAATTAGAATTGGAACTATATTTTCCTATTCAACTAGAAAAATAGCTTATGTTTCTAAGACTAGTAAAGAGCAGCATGAAAAGCTAGGATATACCTCTCAAAAAAGTTGTGTCATACCCAACGGTTTCGATACTTCGCTATTCACCCCTTCCATTGAGAGAAAGAAGGCTTTTAGAGCTGAGCTTAACTTATCAGATGAAGAGATTGTCATCGGTATAGTTGCTCGATATCATCCCATGAAGGATCATCATAATTTTCTTGCTGCTGCAGCTCTTCTTGTCCCAAAATTTCCTGACATTCACTTTGTTCTTGTGGGAGATGGAGTAGATGAATTAAACACGACCTTAACTCAATTAGTAGAAACCTCAAGACTTCAAAAGCATGTTCATTTGCTTGGGAAAAGAATTGACATGCCTAATATTTTCTCAGCATTAGATATATTGACCTCTGCCTCTGCATATGGAGAGGCCTTTCCATTAGTGGTTGGTGAAGCTATGTCTTGTCAAGTTACCTGTGTCGTCACAGATGTCGGAGACTCAGCTTTTCTAGTTGGAGATACTGGGATAGTAGTACCGACTAAAGATCCTGAATCTCTTGCCAATGCTTGGAGTACATTAATATTAAGGACTCCAGAGGATAGGCTTCTTATGGAAGAAGCCGCCAGACAAAGAATAATTGACTCTTTTTCACTAGAGTCAATTGTGAAACAGTATGAAAGTATGTATGCAGGCTAA
- a CDS encoding nuclear transport factor 2 family protein, protein MPEDIAKPPLPPFDIESATAKVRFAEDAWNGRNPDKISLAYSVDSVWRNRAEFISGRAEIVAFLQRKWAKELDYRLIKELWATHENRIAVRFAYEWHDDAGSWFRAYGNENWEFNELGLMKCRIASINDLPIQECDRKFHWPLDPRPAGHPGLSELGL, encoded by the coding sequence ATGCCTGAAGATATTGCAAAACCCCCCTTACCTCCCTTTGATATCGAATCCGCAACAGCCAAAGTTCGCTTTGCCGAAGATGCCTGGAACGGTCGCAATCCTGACAAAATATCTCTGGCCTATAGCGTTGATAGTGTCTGGCGAAACCGCGCTGAATTTATTTCAGGTCGTGCTGAGATTGTGGCCTTTTTGCAACGAAAGTGGGCAAAAGAACTGGACTATCGCTTGATTAAAGAACTCTGGGCGACCCATGAAAATCGGATTGCGGTCCGTTTTGCCTATGAATGGCATGATGACGCAGGTAGCTGGTTTCGTGCCTATGGCAATGAGAATTGGGAATTTAATGAGTTAGGTCTAATGAAGTGTCGCATTGCCAGCATTAATGATCTGCCGATTCAGGAGTGCGATCGCAAATTCCACTGGCCCTTAGACCCCCGCCCTGCCGGTCATCCTGGCTTATCCGAATTGGGGTTGTAA
- a CDS encoding aminotransferase class I/II-fold pyridoxal phosphate-dependent enzyme, with the protein MAERSDLNIKKTAPPILLSPPHLGTDELGFVVNAFETNWIAPAGPHLDAFEQEFSEAVGISHAAALSSGTAGIHLALQLVGVEPGDEVFCSTLTFVASANPILYQGAVPVFIDSDRTSWNMDPNLLSQALRQRARQGKLPKAVVLVHLYGQSADIDPILEICNEYDIPLIEDAAESLGATYQGKATGTFGRLGVFSFNGNKIITTSGGGMLVSEDATLIAKARFLSTQARDMAPHYQHSHLGYNYRLSNVLAGIGRGQLRLLPKKVAARRRIYHRYLRDLGVLPGLTLMPEPTFGQATHWLSCLMIDSSKFGVSRDKVQEALRDHQIESRPVWKPLHLQPLFAKCDHIGGAVSEDLFKNGLCLPSGSCMTDADLDRVIAIISSLVS; encoded by the coding sequence ATTGCTGAACGATCAGATCTTAATATCAAAAAAACGGCCCCCCCCATTCTTTTGTCTCCGCCGCACTTGGGTACGGATGAGTTGGGTTTTGTTGTTAATGCTTTTGAAACTAATTGGATTGCACCTGCAGGTCCGCATCTAGATGCCTTTGAACAGGAATTCAGTGAAGCAGTGGGTATTTCCCATGCAGCAGCACTGAGTTCAGGAACTGCTGGTATACATCTAGCTTTGCAACTGGTAGGCGTTGAACCTGGCGATGAAGTATTTTGTTCGACCCTCACCTTTGTAGCGAGTGCGAATCCCATTCTTTATCAAGGGGCAGTGCCTGTTTTCATAGACAGCGATCGCACCTCCTGGAATATGGATCCTAATTTACTCTCGCAGGCCTTAAGGCAGCGGGCTCGCCAAGGTAAATTGCCAAAGGCTGTGGTCTTAGTTCATTTGTACGGCCAAAGTGCAGATATCGACCCTATTTTAGAAATCTGCAATGAATACGATATTCCACTGATTGAGGATGCTGCTGAATCTCTGGGGGCAACTTATCAGGGTAAAGCCACAGGTACATTTGGCCGACTTGGTGTGTTCTCCTTTAATGGCAATAAAATTATCACTACTTCTGGTGGAGGAATGTTGGTTTCAGAAGATGCCACATTGATTGCTAAAGCTCGATTCTTGTCCACGCAAGCAAGAGACATGGCTCCCCATTACCAACATTCTCACTTGGGATATAACTATCGTCTTAGTAATGTGTTGGCTGGTATAGGTCGGGGCCAACTGAGGCTCTTACCCAAAAAAGTCGCAGCCCGACGTCGAATATATCATCGATATCTACGAGATTTAGGGGTATTGCCTGGGCTAACTTTAATGCCAGAGCCTACTTTTGGTCAGGCAACACATTGGTTATCCTGCCTGATGATAGACTCTAGCAAATTCGGAGTGAGCCGAGATAAAGTCCAAGAAGCACTACGTGACCATCAAATTGAGTCTCGACCTGTCTGGAAACCTTTGCACTTACAGCCTTTGTTTGCTAAGTGTGACCATATTGGCGGTGCAGTGTCTGAAGACCTGTTCAAGAATGGTTTATGTTTGCCGTCTGGATCTTGCATGACAGATGCAGATTTAGATCGCGTCATTGCTATCATTTCATCTCTTGTTTCATGA
- the trxA gene encoding thioredoxin, with translation MSSTTTINDTTFTTEVLESQQPVLVDFWAPWCGPCRMVGPIVEDIASDYQDQVKVVKFNVDESSEIASQYGIRSIPTLIVFKEGQPVETLVGASPKAVLVEALDKHL, from the coding sequence ATGTCTTCTACTACCACTATCAATGACACCACCTTTACTACAGAGGTGCTTGAGAGCCAGCAACCTGTTCTCGTCGATTTTTGGGCCCCTTGGTGTGGACCTTGCCGCATGGTCGGTCCAATCGTTGAAGACATTGCTTCGGACTATCAAGATCAGGTCAAAGTCGTTAAATTCAATGTTGATGAAAGCAGCGAGATTGCCAGTCAATATGGGATTCGCAGCATTCCAACTTTAATCGTATTTAAGGAAGGCCAGCCTGTTGAAACCTTGGTTGGTGCTTCTCCTAAAGCAGTTTTAGTCGAAGCTTTAGACAAACATCTTTAG
- a CDS encoding helix-turn-helix transcriptional regulator: MKILFHPEPQQISLAAVLYALGDPVRLNIVNQLATSGELTCNAFDCEIAKSTLSHHFKILRESGVIYARKEGTQHINSLRQEELDELFPGLLSSVLGSLSTPA; encoded by the coding sequence ATGAAAATTTTGTTCCATCCAGAACCGCAGCAAATCTCCTTGGCGGCTGTGTTGTACGCCCTAGGAGACCCAGTTCGATTAAATATCGTCAATCAACTTGCCACTTCAGGGGAACTGACTTGCAATGCCTTCGATTGTGAAATTGCTAAGTCCACCCTCTCCCATCACTTCAAAATTTTGCGGGAGTCTGGCGTGATTTATGCGCGCAAAGAAGGGACTCAACATATTAATTCCCTGCGGCAAGAAGAACTCGATGAGCTGTTTCCAGGTTTATTATCGTCAGTTTTAGGCAGCCTCAGCACTCCAGCCTAG
- a CDS encoding polysaccharide biosynthesis tyrosine autokinase, producing the protein MNPISKLTTLGSEIGNLDPLDLEGRPLETESAVIQSTPLLQTTLDKLSSQKNIDYPLDLKDFRQNFIISDVKGTDILRITYKSIRSDHAASAVNLLMQVYLENHLQDNRNSIETASKFISERIPQSENTVQKAERALRQFKQKNQIVDLSNREQDAETKIAELQGKISDAQAQIAQIQTEANVLSNQLGMTPQQAMAAVSLSQSAEIRDVLTQLQQKESQLALQTNQLTATHPTVLGLARDVNKLKTLFQQRAQKILGTKLATPEPLIGSLQEDLTADLVKLEAQRQGLVSQVIAQSRTLESYKKQLNIFPGLAEKQRELERKLEAAQSTYALLLQKQQEILAEANQKVGNARILVPAQIPKVPVTPSQSDYLATGLLGVLAFFATAYILETLDKSIRTVEEAVHQFEYPLLGVIPVFGTSNHSLFYDGGLQQLAPKLFLRDSPDSPVSNAFRMLQVSLKSLKIDHHCQTLVVTSTSPQEGKSTVVANLAMALAQAGSHVLVVDGNLRNPFQDRMWDVSNEFGLSNILFGQADLKTATQSVTSQVDVMTAGNLHANAMGTLESKQMTLMLNAAKSTYNYVLIDAPSLNSAADVSILGGRADGIVIVVKPGIANLPNIAAAKELLMRSGQRVTGLIINGALSQNQAYGNVQVQPMNGQVTSQPLPSPSPGVSFNQNPFPDYTPEASSHVLIQANGQSPDEIPLRDLQDQVEHLRTVWIRSVQFVEEQEEELVQLHHTVSDLQEQIRDAGGYSQSNSAATDLIRLELRLAHDKERLRLFEKTLVGQRQRLQSQETVFQHHLGLLQRRIKRIVGHLDQNQHWHA; encoded by the coding sequence GTGAATCCCATTTCTAAACTCACTACGTTAGGCTCTGAAATTGGCAATTTAGATCCGCTTGATCTAGAGGGTAGGCCACTTGAGACTGAATCTGCGGTGATTCAGTCCACCCCTCTTTTGCAAACCACCTTAGATAAACTAAGCTCCCAGAAAAATATTGATTACCCCCTAGACCTCAAAGATTTTCGGCAGAATTTTATCATTTCGGATGTTAAGGGCACTGATATCCTCCGAATTACATATAAATCCATTCGTTCTGACCATGCTGCTTCTGCGGTAAATCTATTGATGCAGGTTTACCTTGAGAACCATCTTCAAGACAATCGCAATTCCATAGAAACGGCTAGCAAATTTATCTCAGAACGAATACCTCAATCAGAAAATACTGTTCAGAAGGCTGAAAGAGCGCTCCGGCAATTTAAGCAAAAAAATCAGATCGTAGACCTCAGTAACCGTGAGCAAGATGCTGAGACAAAAATTGCTGAATTACAGGGAAAAATCAGCGATGCTCAAGCTCAAATTGCACAGATCCAAACCGAAGCTAATGTGCTGAGCAATCAATTGGGTATGACGCCACAACAAGCCATGGCCGCTGTCAGCCTGAGTCAATCTGCCGAGATTCGCGATGTGCTCACACAATTGCAACAAAAAGAGTCTCAGCTTGCTCTGCAAACCAACCAGCTCACCGCCACTCACCCCACGGTTCTTGGTTTAGCGCGGGATGTAAACAAGCTAAAGACTCTATTTCAACAACGTGCCCAGAAAATACTGGGGACAAAATTAGCCACTCCTGAGCCCTTGATTGGTTCCCTACAAGAAGATTTGACCGCAGACCTCGTAAAATTGGAGGCCCAGAGACAAGGCTTAGTTAGTCAAGTTATTGCCCAATCAAGAACTTTAGAATCCTACAAAAAACAACTCAACATTTTCCCTGGCTTAGCAGAGAAGCAGCGAGAATTAGAGCGAAAATTGGAGGCGGCACAGTCTACCTATGCCTTACTGTTACAAAAACAGCAGGAGATTTTAGCTGAAGCGAATCAAAAAGTAGGAAACGCCAGAATTTTAGTACCTGCTCAAATTCCCAAAGTACCGGTTACACCCAGTCAATCGGACTATTTGGCAACCGGACTATTAGGGGTGTTAGCCTTCTTTGCCACTGCCTACATCCTAGAAACTCTGGATAAGTCAATTAGAACCGTAGAAGAAGCCGTTCATCAGTTTGAGTATCCATTACTGGGGGTTATTCCCGTGTTCGGGACTTCTAACCATTCCCTGTTTTACGATGGGGGCTTGCAGCAGTTAGCCCCTAAACTGTTCCTCAGAGATTCTCCGGATTCACCGGTCAGTAATGCCTTTCGGATGCTACAAGTTAGCCTGAAATCGCTAAAAATAGATCACCATTGCCAAACTTTAGTGGTAACGAGTACCTCACCCCAGGAAGGTAAATCCACAGTAGTTGCGAATTTGGCTATGGCCCTTGCCCAAGCAGGTAGTCACGTGCTGGTCGTGGATGGAAATCTTCGCAACCCGTTTCAAGATCGGATGTGGGATGTCTCGAATGAATTTGGTTTAAGCAATATTTTGTTTGGGCAGGCTGATTTGAAAACAGCGACTCAATCGGTTACCTCCCAGGTGGATGTGATGACAGCAGGTAATCTTCATGCCAATGCCATGGGGACCTTGGAATCAAAACAAATGACTTTGATGCTGAATGCAGCTAAATCTACCTATAACTATGTTCTGATTGATGCACCTTCATTAAATTCGGCGGCAGATGTATCCATTTTGGGAGGGCGAGCAGATGGAATTGTGATTGTAGTGAAACCGGGTATTGCCAACCTTCCCAATATAGCTGCAGCAAAGGAGCTATTAATGCGTTCAGGACAACGGGTAACCGGTCTGATCATTAATGGTGCTTTATCGCAAAATCAGGCATATGGGAACGTCCAGGTCCAACCCATGAACGGTCAGGTTACCTCCCAACCCTTGCCCAGCCCATCGCCTGGTGTTTCCTTCAATCAAAATCCTTTTCCCGATTATACGCCTGAAGCTTCGTCACACGTTTTAATCCAGGCTAATGGTCAATCACCCGATGAAATCCCTTTGCGAGATTTGCAAGATCAAGTTGAGCATTTGCGTACAGTGTGGATTCGATCAGTTCAGTTTGTCGAGGAACAAGAAGAAGAGCTCGTCCAGCTGCACCATACTGTATCTGACTTGCAAGAGCAGATTCGCGATGCAGGAGGTTACTCCCAAAGTAACTCTGCAGCGACGGATTTGATACGGTTAGAGCTGCGGCTGGCTCATGACAAAGAACGGTTGCGGTTGTTTGAAAAGACTTTGGTTGGACAGCGGCAGCGTTTACAGTCTCAGGAGACGGTTTTTCAACATCATCTGGGACTTCTTCAGCGACGCATTAAGCGGATTGTGGGCCATCTTGATCAGAATCAACATTGGCATGCTTGA
- a CDS encoding glycosyltransferase, producing the protein MKHTAFFLPTLHGGGAEKVVLALTNGFIERGISVDLILINIEGEYLNQINPEVNVIDLKQTRALNAVIPLVKYLQEFKPSVLISHMSRANLAAIIAKTCARVDTSLILVEHNTLSATQSKLFRAKLFPFFMKLLYPKAEKIIGVSQAASRDLEKSLSLKAGSITTIYNPVVDNALGLKAKQSLKHQWLAPGSPPVFLTVGRLTEQKDFYTAINAFAMVRKKIPSRLIILGEGELRPQIEELIYTLDIAQDVHMVGFVQNPYAYMSQAAAFILSSRWEGLGNVLIEAMACGTPVIATDCPHGPKEILEDGKYGPLVPVGDANALANAMQKILETPIDRERLIERANYFSVQSAITQYLSVIGIN; encoded by the coding sequence ATGAAACACACTGCTTTTTTTCTACCAACTCTTCATGGCGGAGGTGCTGAAAAAGTAGTTCTTGCCCTAACTAATGGCTTTATTGAAAGAGGTATCTCGGTTGATTTAATACTAATCAATATAGAAGGTGAATATCTAAATCAGATAAATCCTGAAGTTAACGTTATCGATTTAAAACAAACAAGGGCTTTAAATGCTGTGATCCCCTTAGTTAAGTATTTACAAGAGTTTAAGCCATCTGTACTCATCTCTCATATGAGTCGGGCCAATCTTGCGGCTATCATAGCCAAAACATGTGCAAGGGTAGATACTTCTCTAATATTAGTGGAGCATAATACTCTATCAGCCACTCAATCAAAATTATTCCGGGCTAAGTTATTTCCATTCTTCATGAAACTGCTGTACCCCAAAGCCGAAAAAATTATTGGTGTTTCTCAAGCAGCATCAAGAGACTTAGAAAAATCATTAAGCTTAAAGGCAGGAAGCATTACAACAATATATAACCCAGTTGTGGATAATGCTTTAGGTCTGAAGGCAAAGCAATCCTTAAAACATCAATGGTTGGCACCTGGCTCACCCCCCGTATTTTTAACTGTCGGAAGATTAACTGAACAAAAAGATTTTTATACTGCCATCAATGCATTTGCAATGGTCCGAAAAAAAATTCCCTCCCGGCTCATAATTTTAGGAGAAGGGGAACTGAGACCGCAAATTGAAGAACTTATTTACACGCTCGATATTGCACAGGATGTGCACATGGTGGGTTTTGTACAAAATCCATATGCTTATATGAGTCAAGCAGCAGCGTTTATCTTATCTTCTCGATGGGAAGGATTGGGTAACGTTCTCATTGAAGCGATGGCATGTGGCACTCCAGTTATTGCTACCGATTGTCCCCATGGACCAAAAGAAATCTTAGAGGATGGAAAATATGGCCCATTAGTTCCTGTTGGCGATGCGAATGCACTCGCTAACGCCATGCAGAAAATTTTGGAAACCCCCATTGACCGTGAACGTCTTATTGAGAGAGCTAATTACTTTTCAGTGCAAAGTGCTATCACTCAATATTTATCAGTCATTGGTATTAACTAA
- a CDS encoding alkene reductase, whose amino-acid sequence MSNSPLFEPIHLGAIALGNRIVMAPLTRGRSGIERIPNDLMTEYYQQRASAGLIIAEATQISAQAAGWGETPGIYADAQIQAWQRITSAVHQQGGKIVLQIWHTGRASHPDFQLNGALPISASAVKPAGEIHTIKGKKPFVTPKAASLEEIAGIIQDFAQATRNARQAGFDGVEIHAANGYLIDQFLRDGTNQRQDAYGGPIENRVRFLLEVTEAVVDAWSADHVGVRLSPTNAFNDMTDSNPIATFTHAAQALNTYNLAYLHILEALPGHMLAVEGERVSPYMRQVFQGPLMINGGYDAASGAAAIANQEADLVAYGVPFIANPDLPESFARQAPLNEPDISTFYSRGAKGYTDYPFLDPVVTAA is encoded by the coding sequence GTGTCTAACTCACCCTTGTTCGAACCCATTCACCTGGGTGCCATTGCCCTGGGCAATCGAATTGTGATGGCACCCTTAACCCGAGGTCGATCCGGTATTGAACGGATTCCCAACGATCTGATGACGGAATACTACCAACAGCGAGCCAGCGCTGGCTTGATCATTGCAGAAGCGACTCAAATCTCGGCGCAAGCTGCTGGTTGGGGCGAAACGCCAGGGATTTATGCTGATGCCCAAATCCAGGCCTGGCAGAGAATTACAAGTGCGGTCCATCAGCAGGGGGGCAAAATTGTCCTGCAAATCTGGCATACGGGACGAGCTTCTCATCCTGATTTTCAGTTGAATGGGGCACTGCCAATTTCTGCCTCAGCCGTTAAGCCAGCCGGTGAAATCCATACTATTAAGGGCAAAAAACCTTTTGTTACCCCAAAAGCTGCAAGCCTGGAAGAGATTGCTGGCATTATCCAAGATTTTGCTCAAGCCACTCGCAATGCTCGACAAGCGGGTTTTGATGGGGTTGAAATTCATGCTGCCAATGGTTACTTGATTGATCAGTTTCTTAGAGATGGTACCAATCAGCGACAAGATGCTTATGGTGGCCCGATTGAGAATCGGGTTCGGTTTTTGCTGGAAGTGACGGAAGCGGTGGTCGATGCCTGGAGTGCGGATCATGTCGGTGTCCGATTGTCTCCAACCAATGCGTTTAATGACATGACCGATAGCAATCCGATCGCAACTTTCACCCATGCCGCTCAAGCGCTCAATACTTACAATCTAGCCTATCTCCATATTCTCGAAGCCCTACCAGGACATATGCTGGCGGTGGAAGGCGAGCGGGTGAGTCCTTATATGCGACAGGTTTTTCAAGGTCCGTTGATGATCAATGGTGGCTATGATGCAGCGAGTGGTGCTGCTGCGATCGCAAACCAAGAAGCCGATCTAGTCGCCTATGGTGTGCCGTTTATTGCCAATCCTGACTTACCGGAAAGCTTTGCAAGACAAGCGCCCCTCAATGAACCGGATATATCCACGTTCTATTCCCGTGGGGCAAAAGGCTATACAGACTATCCATTTTTAGACCCGGTCGTGACAGCCGCATAG
- a CDS encoding O-antigen polymerase — MILLAYLGLVIFIAIFEFTRDKQTLLDFLSFFNILFCLAFPLPGLFLFFSENNNLNTSILKGTTIDLNSFQVPLLIFLTYFFVTIGFHLDSAIQSANKIHFKEKNGGHIVITYALILILFSCLSILIYSTQNGGLVNAISNASLLRSTVIEAPQFSLVKRFFLLSFMGSFLLSSLLFDSKSKRKKLPLLITFLISIVVSLLSFLLIATRANILRYMLTFYLVYSIKKGKHSWGILIFFITLLTIISSYGKEIFGSLIYLSDGIDAVTDNFQNNINANMQSEGDQSNVLDEFSAPFFSIFAAINSTYELRLFSDWLYGFASFLPDRIYEAPPTVSYYNTYFLVNTDKYEIPSGFISSCLYSMSWPGLMLFSLSYGWLGRFIQQVTYNHSHEIHWMQYIYVYSALIWSDYTIYADPKILLQTHFWFFISFFFLIVLSRKLIISDKYLTIKMRPDR; from the coding sequence ATGATTTTATTAGCTTATCTTGGGCTAGTCATTTTTATAGCTATATTTGAATTCACTAGGGATAAACAGACTTTACTTGATTTCTTAAGCTTTTTTAATATTCTTTTTTGTTTAGCATTTCCCTTGCCAGGTTTATTCCTATTCTTTTCAGAAAACAATAATCTAAACACATCCATTCTGAAAGGAACTACTATTGATCTCAATAGTTTTCAAGTTCCATTGCTAATTTTTTTAACCTATTTTTTTGTCACAATAGGATTCCATTTGGATTCTGCCATTCAATCTGCTAACAAAATTCACTTCAAAGAAAAAAATGGCGGCCATATTGTAATCACTTATGCATTAATTCTAATATTATTTTCTTGCCTCTCGATCTTAATTTATAGTACTCAAAATGGTGGTCTAGTTAATGCAATTTCTAATGCATCCTTACTACGTTCTACTGTTATTGAAGCACCTCAATTTTCCTTAGTTAAAAGATTCTTTTTGCTATCCTTTATGGGATCTTTTTTATTGTCTTCACTCCTGTTTGACTCTAAAAGTAAAAGAAAAAAATTGCCATTACTAATTACTTTTTTGATTTCAATTGTTGTTTCATTGCTTTCTTTCTTGTTAATAGCAACTCGCGCAAATATATTAAGATATATGCTTACTTTTTATTTAGTATATTCCATTAAAAAAGGCAAACACTCTTGGGGGATATTAATATTTTTTATTACACTACTCACCATTATTTCTTCCTATGGAAAAGAAATATTTGGGAGTCTAATCTATCTTTCAGATGGTATTGATGCTGTTACTGATAATTTCCAGAATAATATTAACGCTAACATGCAGTCAGAAGGTGATCAATCTAATGTCTTAGATGAATTCAGTGCTCCATTTTTTTCAATATTTGCAGCCATAAATTCTACCTATGAACTTAGGTTATTTAGTGATTGGCTCTATGGCTTTGCATCATTTCTTCCTGATCGAATTTATGAAGCACCCCCAACAGTCTCTTACTACAATACTTATTTCTTAGTTAATACTGATAAATATGAAATCCCTTCTGGATTTATCTCTTCATGCTTATACAGCATGTCTTGGCCAGGGCTAATGCTTTTTAGTTTATCTTATGGATGGCTTGGAAGATTTATCCAGCAAGTAACTTATAATCATTCACACGAAATTCATTGGATGCAATATATATATGTTTATTCTGCATTGATATGGTCAGACTATACAATATATGCAGATCCAAAAATATTGCTACAAACACATTTTTGGTTCTTTATTTCATTCTTTTTTTTGATTGTACTATCAAGAAAATTAATTATATCTGATAAATATTTAACTATAAAAATGAGGCCAGATAGGTGA
- a CDS encoding ABC transporter substrate-binding protein, with amino-acid sequence MAFSQSRRTCLSVILLLSLGWLPGCQSPQKTAPSEGASGRTVTFGSVLALAGQEEGLGNRMKIGLEAALKDQKVQGRSIRLIFKNDYYEPASTQQATQEIIQDKIFLMIGNVGTPTAKVSLPILAAQNIPAVGFFTGSGILRPGKGPIVNYRASYGQEIKAVVQLAIRNGITPQQICAYVQNDSYGMSGLAGLKSAIAAAKGDPAIIQSFEKILAMTGDNPQRNNIGPVGVYARNTPDVVPGYQSIKAWEKATGAQCRLIVTVGSYSNIARFASHLQQQGEKWIISAVSFTGGDDFILDLEEYGIRDRVIMTHVAPLLDSTLPIVTEARTKLKNEFGHVSLEGYIVGKMTLRIFNDIPGEITRESFMQQVARSQFDLGGVTIDFLENDNQGSNLVILSYLTPQGFRTLDPSIFKAMLQ; translated from the coding sequence ATGGCTTTCTCTCAAAGTAGAAGAACTTGTTTATCTGTAATCCTGTTATTGAGCTTGGGGTGGTTACCTGGATGTCAGTCTCCTCAGAAGACTGCGCCTAGTGAGGGAGCCTCTGGTCGCACAGTTACATTTGGTTCAGTCTTGGCTTTAGCTGGACAAGAAGAAGGCCTGGGCAACCGGATGAAAATCGGTTTAGAGGCCGCATTGAAGGATCAAAAAGTGCAAGGGAGATCCATTCGTCTGATCTTCAAGAATGACTATTACGAACCAGCCAGCACTCAACAAGCAACCCAAGAAATCATTCAAGACAAGATATTTCTGATGATTGGCAATGTGGGCACACCCACAGCCAAAGTGTCTTTACCCATCCTGGCAGCACAGAACATTCCGGCGGTCGGCTTTTTCACAGGCTCGGGGATTCTGAGGCCCGGCAAAGGCCCCATCGTCAACTATCGTGCCAGCTATGGGCAAGAAATTAAAGCAGTGGTTCAACTGGCAATCCGTAATGGCATAACTCCCCAACAAATCTGTGCCTATGTCCAAAATGACAGTTATGGCATGTCTGGTTTAGCAGGGCTAAAGTCAGCCATCGCAGCCGCCAAGGGTGATCCAGCCATCATTCAATCCTTTGAAAAGATCCTTGCCATGACAGGGGATAACCCCCAACGCAACAATATTGGCCCCGTTGGTGTATATGCTCGCAACACGCCGGATGTCGTTCCTGGCTATCAGTCCATCAAAGCCTGGGAAAAAGCAACTGGAGCCCAGTGCCGCCTGATCGTCACAGTCGGTTCCTACAGCAACATTGCTCGCTTTGCCAGCCACCTTCAGCAGCAAGGCGAAAAATGGATTATCTCAGCGGTTTCCTTTACAGGCGGCGATGATTTCATTCTTGATTTAGAAGAGTATGGCATTCGTGACCGAGTGATCATGACCCATGTCGCTCCTTTATTAGATTCAACGCTGCCCATTGTCACAGAAGCCAGAACTAAACTGAAGAATGAATTCGGTCATGTCTCCTTAGAAGGGTACATTGTGGGCAAAATGACCCTGCGAATTTTCAATGATATTCCAGGAGAAATCACTCGTGAAAGCTTTATGCAGCAAGTGGCTCGTTCCCAGTTTGATTTAGGGGGGGTAACGATTGATTTTTTGGAAAACGATAATCAAGGTTCAAATCTAGTGATTTTGAGCTACTTAACCCCTCAAGGATTTAGAACCTTAGACCCTTCAATATTCAAAGCCATGCTCCAATAA